In Rutidosis leptorrhynchoides isolate AG116_Rl617_1_P2 chromosome 2, CSIRO_AGI_Rlap_v1, whole genome shotgun sequence, one genomic interval encodes:
- the LOC139888652 gene encoding uncharacterized protein, with protein sequence MVMMVHVDTGSSVDVMYEQCFSKLPTHIQALMKPTTVSLAGFSGESTWPVGQLELQMELVDDYDESLRRQALLNLYIMRNQLRFNMILGRTALRMFGAIPSTIYGMVKFSANTGIGTQTSAKVEPFCAMIMVSENMGVEGHSIHSE encoded by the coding sequence ATGGTTATGATGGTAcatgtggacactggtagcagtgtagatgTCATGTACGAACAATGTTTTAGCAAACTACCCACACATATccaggctttgatgaaacctactacgGTTTCACTTGCTGGATTTTCAGGAGAGTCAACTTGGCCTGTTGGCCAGTTAGAATTGCAAATGGAGCTAGTTGATGATTATGATGAGTCACTGAGACGCCAAGCCTTGTTAAATCTGTATATAATGCGTAATCAGTTGCGATTtaatatgatacttgggcgcactGCTTTACGCATGTTTGGCGCTATCCCTTCTACTATATATGGCATGGTTAAATTTTCTGCTAATACGGGAATTGGCACGCAAACTTCTGCGAAAGTAGAGCCGTTTTGCGCTATGATTATGGTAAGTGAAAATATGGGTGTTGAGGGGCATTCAATCCACTCTGAATAA